The genome window TACTACTAGTAAAAATATATGGGAAATTATCTGAATAAAGTTTTTTGTTACTCATATCTGACAGATCTCTATAGATCTCTTTATCCTCTGAAGTTAAAATAGATTTTATATCTATCTCAAGATTTTTATTTCCAAGAATAATATTGTTTTTACCTAAATTAAATCCCTTTATTGTAACTAAGAAATTTCCATTCTTGTCCTTCTTTATCTTTTCTATTGAGAAGTTACCTTTTTCAAATTTTTTGATAATTTCCTCTTTTGGAACACCAGAAATCTTAAAGCTGATACTGTCTCCAACATTTATATCTTTAGCAGATATTAGAAGAGAAAAGGTAAGGAAAAAAGCTAAAACTATTTTTTTCATCTTCTTCTCCTCCTTTTAAAAAAGTTTGAAAGTACAGTTACATAATTATCATCAGTATAGAGAGTCAAAATAGTTTTAGATATATTTTGGGAAATATCTATATTCTTTTTAAAGTTTTCAATAATTATGCTTTCTCCACTTTCAGAATCTACCATATTAAAAATTGCTCCCTCTGGAAGAGTATCATATTTTTTATCAGCTATTCTAATAGGTATCAGATCATGTTTCTGTTTAATTATAGCCATTGTTTTTTCATAGTCTTTATCTATAAAGTCAGATATTAAAAAAAGGATTGCTCTTCTTTTAACAATTTTATTGAAAAACTCCAATGCTGATTTGATATCAGTTTTCTTTCCTGTAGGTTGATAAGTTAAAAGATCGTCAAGAATAATTAAAGATTGATTTCTTCCCTTTTTAGCAGGAATAACCTTTTCTATTCTATCTGTAAAAAATATAGCCCCAACTTTATCACCATTTTTAATAGCACTAAAAGCTAAGCTTCCAGCTAATTGAGATATCAAATCTTTTTTAGCAAAGAAATTATTAGAGTTAGAAATATCAATCATCAAATAAATTGAAAGTTCTCTCTCCTCTGTAAACTCTTTTACATAGGTTTTTCTCTGCCTAGCTGATACTTTCCAATCTATTTTTTTTACATCATCTCCAGGAGAGTATCTTCTAATATCTGAAAACTCCATTCCATTTCCTTTAAAATATGAACGATAGTTACCTGTAAAAAGTTCATTAGCTAGAATAGATGAGGCAATCTCTATTTTTTTAATCTTTTTTAAAAGTTCAGTTCTACTCATAATTGCCACCTCTTTTTATTATGGAAGTTTTACTTCCTCCATTATTCCAGTAATAATATCCTCTACATTTTTTCCTTCAGCCTCAGCTTCATAAGTAAGCATTATTCTGTGACGTAATACATCAAAAATTACCCTTTTAATATCTTGTGGCATCACATATTCTCTACCTTCTAAAAAGGCATTTGCCTTAGCTGACACAACAAGGGCGATAGATGCTCTTGGAGATGCTCCACAAGCTATATAGTTATTTGTTTCTCTTGTTTTAAATACAATTTCAAGTATATAGTCCATAAGTTTTTCATCTATATGGATACTTTTTATAATCTCTTTTATAGTTTCTATTTTTTCTCTATTTAGTACCTCTTCTATCTTTATACTATCAAAATCAGTTGAAGTAGTTAAAAGGTTAAGCATAGCTTTTTCCTCTTGTTTAGTAGGATATTCAATCTTTACTTTCATAAGAAATCTATCTTGTTGAGCTTCTGGTAATGGATAAGTACCATCTTGTTCAATAGGGTTTTGTGTAGCTAAAACAATAAAAGGTCTATCTAATTTGAAAGTTTCATTTGCAATAGTTATCTGTTTTTCTTGCATAGCCTCAAGAAGT of uncultured Fusobacterium sp. contains these proteins:
- a CDS encoding MoxR family ATPase, producing MENLKEKILVEKETITTIKNEIEKKIVGQEDMIRKILIGIFTGNHILLEGLPGLAKSLTVNTIAQTLGLKFSRIQFTPDLLPSDIIGTEIYNEKTGEFYTKKGPIFANIVLADEINRAPAKVQSALLEAMQEKQITIANETFKLDRPFIVLATQNPIEQDGTYPLPEAQQDRFLMKVKIEYPTKQEEKAMLNLLTTSTDFDSIKIEEVLNREKIETIKEIIKSIHIDEKLMDYILEIVFKTRETNNYIACGASPRASIALVVSAKANAFLEGREYVMPQDIKRVIFDVLRHRIMLTYEAEAEGKNVEDIITGIMEEVKLP
- a CDS encoding DUF58 domain-containing protein, encoding MSRTELLKKIKKIEIASSILANELFTGNYRSYFKGNGMEFSDIRRYSPGDDVKKIDWKVSARQRKTYVKEFTEERELSIYLMIDISNSNNFFAKKDLISQLAGSLAFSAIKNGDKVGAIFFTDRIEKVIPAKKGRNQSLIILDDLLTYQPTGKKTDIKSALEFFNKIVKRRAILFLISDFIDKDYEKTMAIIKQKHDLIPIRIADKKYDTLPEGAIFNMVDSESGESIIIENFKKNIDISQNISKTILTLYTDDNYVTVLSNFFKRRRRR